DNA from Thermomicrobium roseum DSM 5159:
CAGGTGGCGAAGTCGGTTCATGTCGAGCTGCGCGAGAATGAGAGCTTCGACGCTCTCCTGAAGCGATTCACCAAGGAACTGCAGAAGGCCGGGGTGCTCCGTGATTACCGCGCGAAGCGGCATTACGTGAGCAAGTCGGAGCAGCGTCGGGCCAAGATCCGCAAGGCCGAGCACCGGCGGCGGCGCAAGCTCGCGAAGCTCGCCAAGAAGGGCCAACTCGGGCTCTGAGTGTGGAACGATCAGCGCGAAACGTGCACACGCAACCCAGGGGTTCGTCCTGGGAAAGTTTGATGCGCCAGACGTGGCTGTTGCCGGTGGCAACAGCCACGTTCGTGCTTTTCGTTGCCGGGTCGATCGCCGCGGTGACCATGTGGTCCGTTGCACCATGGATCATCCCGCTGCTGGCGGTCCCTTCCTTGATCGTGACGTGGTTCGCGCTCGCTGTCGCACTCGCTGACCTGATGAGGCGTCCGGCTCACCGCTTCCCCGGGGGCCGATGGCTCTGGCTCCTGCTCATCGCCTTGTTGAACGTCGTGGCCTTCTTGCCGTACTGGCTCCTCGTGGCCCGTCGACCAAACGAGGAGGACTGATCGCGAGGTTGCCGCGCTTGCCCAGAACGCTGGGAACTGAAGAACGGCGGCAGACGCCGGACGAGCGACGGCGGTAACCGCCGACCCGTGAAG
Protein-coding regions in this window:
- the rpsU gene encoding 30S ribosomal protein S21, with amino-acid sequence MAKSVHVELRENESFDALLKRFTKELQKAGVLRDYRAKRHYVSKSEQRRAKIRKAEHRRRRKLAKLAKKGQLGL